The window GTACCTGAAGCGCCTCGACCTCCACGGATTCAAGACCTTCGCCGACCGCACCGAGCTGGAGTTCACTCCCGGAATCACCGCGATCGTCGGCCCCAACGGCAGCGGCAAGAGCAACATCTTCGACGCCATCCGCTGGGCGCTGGGCGAGGTGGCCTACAGGAGCCTGCGCAGCGGCCGCATGGACGACGTCATCTTCGCCGGCAGCGAGGCCCGCCGGGCGATGGGGATGGCCGAGGTCTCGCTCACCATCAACAACGACTCGGGCCTCCTGCCCGTGGAGTACGCCGAGGTCACGGTGACGCGGCGGGCGCACCGCGGCGGCGAGGGGGAGTACCTGCTGAACATGCTGCCCTGCCGCCTGCGCGACATCCAGATGCTGTTTCTGGGCACGGGGCTGGGCGGGCGCTCCTACTCCCTGATCGGGCAGGGCCAGGTGGACGGTGTGCTCAACGCCGGACCGGACGACCGCCGGGCTCTGCTGGAGGAGGCCGCCGGGCTGGCGCGCTACAAGCGCCGCCGCCGGGAAGCCGAGCGGCGGTTGGCCCATGCCGCCGCCAACCTCCTGCGGGTGGCCGATGTGCTCGCCGAGCTCACCGGACGGATGGAGGCGCTGCAGGCGCAGGCCGAGGCGGCCACGCAATACCAGGCCTACACCAAGGAGATCCGCGAGCTGGAGCTGGCCCTGCAGGTGGACGATGCGCGGCGCACGCTGGTCCTGCTGCGCCGGATCGCGGCGCAGACGGAGAGCATCCGGCGGCAACTGCAGGACCTGGCCGCCCGGGGCGCGGAGACCGGTCGCCGGCTGGACGAAGGCCGGGCGCGCGCCGCCGAGGCGGCCCGGCAGTGGGAAGACACCCAGCGCGCCCTGCTGCAGCTGGTGGGGGATCTCAGCGCGCGCGAGTCGGCGATCCAGGTCGTCGGCGAGCGGATGCGGTCGGCGGAGCTGCAGCGCGAGCGGCTGGTCGCGGAGAGCAGGCGTCTGGAGGCGCAGCACCTGGCCGCAGAGGAGCAGCTGGCGGCGCTGCGCCTCCAGGCCGACCAGCTGACCGTCCGGCGCGACGCCGCGCTGGAGAGGCTGCGCGCAGCGGAGGAGGCGATGGAGGCCGCCGCCGCGGGTGAGCGGGAGAGCGGGGAGCGCCTGGCGGTCCTGCGCGCCGAGATCGCCGACCTGCTGGCGGCCCGGACCAGGACGGGGCACGAGCTGGCCAGGCTGCGCGAACGCGCCGCGGCGCTGGAAGAGCAGGCCGCCGCGCTGCGGGCGCGGGGGGCGGCGCTGGGGGTGCGGGCCGAAGAGGCGGCCGCCGCCGCGTCCCAGTTGGAGACGGCCCTGGACGCGCTCCTCCGCGAGCGCGCCGCCCTGTCCGGCCGCCTGGCCGCCGCATCCGACCAGCGGCGGGCGGTGGAGGAAGAGGCGGGGCGCGTCGATGAGGAGTCCCGCCAGCTGCAGGCGGACCGGCAGGTCGTGGCCCAGACGCTTGAGTTCCTGGAGCAGATGCAGCGACGGCTGGAGGGCTACGAGCAGGGGGTGCGCGAGATTCTCCTGGCCAAGGAGGCCCAGCCGGAACGCTTCGCGGGCATCCGCTATCCCGTCCTGGACCTGCTGCGGGTCGCCGAGCCCCACCGGGCGGCCATCGAAGCGGCGCTGGGTCGGCGACTGTTTTCTCTGGTTGCCGCCAGCGTCGAGGACGTCAAGGGCGGACTGCGGTACCTGCGCGGGAACGGCCGGGGCAGCGCCTCCTTCGTTCCCGAGGAGCTGGTGACGGACCGGCCCCCGCCGGCGGTGCCCACAAGCCCGGGGGTGGTGGGACGGGCCGTCGATCTCGTCGAGCTCACCAACGGCGCCCGCGCGGTCGTCGACGCCCTGCTGGGCGACGTCGTGGTCGTCCGTTCGCTCGACGACGCCCTGGCGCTGCGGGGGCAGGGCTTTTCCGGTCGGCTGGTCACCCTCGACGGTGAGGTGCTGACCCCCGACGGCGTGATCAGCTACCGCGGCGGCCCCGACGGAGGAGCGCCGCTGCTGGGCCGGCGCGAGCAGCTGGCCGCCCTGCGTGAACGGGCCGCGGCGCTGGAGCAGGCGCTGGCGCGAATCGCCTCCCGGCGCAGGGCGCTGGACGATCAGCTCGCCGCCCTGGCCGAGCAGGTCGAGGCCCTGGAGGCGGAGCAGCGCCGGATCGACGATGCCATCGCGCAACAGCAGGCGGCGCTTGCTCCCGTGCAGGTCGAGCTGGCCCGCCTGCCGGAGGAACAGGCCGACGTCGACGGGCGTCTGCGGCAGATCGCCGAGGAGGTGCGGCGGACCGCCGATGAGATCGACCGGCTGCTGGCCGACGACGCCGATCTGGCCCAGACGCTGGCCCGGCGTGAGGAGGAGGCGCAGCAGAGCGCGGCACGGCAGCGCGAACTGGCGGAGCGCGCGCAGGAATCTCGGGGTGTGCTCACCGACGTGCGGGTGGAACTGGCGGAGGTGTCCGGGACGCTGGAAGCGGTGGGCGAGCGCATCGATGCCGCCGCCCGCGCCGCATCCGAGGTGCGGGCCCGCTACGACCACCTGCAGGGGGAGCTGGCTGTTCTGGACGGCGAGCGGCACCTGCTGGCCCACTCCCTGGAGGAAGCCCGGCGGACCCGCGAAGCGCTGGCCCGGGAGCACGAAGCCACCCGCACACTGCTGGGCGCCCTGGA is drawn from Armatimonadota bacterium and contains these coding sequences:
- the smc gene encoding chromosome segregation protein SMC; this encodes MYLKRLDLHGFKTFADRTELEFTPGITAIVGPNGSGKSNIFDAIRWALGEVAYRSLRSGRMDDVIFAGSEARRAMGMAEVSLTINNDSGLLPVEYAEVTVTRRAHRGGEGEYLLNMLPCRLRDIQMLFLGTGLGGRSYSLIGQGQVDGVLNAGPDDRRALLEEAAGLARYKRRRREAERRLAHAAANLLRVADVLAELTGRMEALQAQAEAATQYQAYTKEIRELELALQVDDARRTLVLLRRIAAQTESIRRQLQDLAARGAETGRRLDEGRARAAEAARQWEDTQRALLQLVGDLSARESAIQVVGERMRSAELQRERLVAESRRLEAQHLAAEEQLAALRLQADQLTVRRDAALERLRAAEEAMEAAAAGERESGERLAVLRAEIADLLAARTRTGHELARLRERAAALEEQAAALRARGAALGVRAEEAAAAASQLETALDALLRERAALSGRLAAASDQRRAVEEEAGRVDEESRQLQADRQVVAQTLEFLEQMQRRLEGYEQGVREILLAKEAQPERFAGIRYPVLDLLRVAEPHRAAIEAALGRRLFSLVAASVEDVKGGLRYLRGNGRGSASFVPEELVTDRPPPAVPTSPGVVGRAVDLVELTNGARAVVDALLGDVVVVRSLDDALALRGQGFSGRLVTLDGEVLTPDGVISYRGGPDGGAPLLGRREQLAALRERAAALEQALARIASRRRALDDQLAALAEQVEALEAEQRRIDDAIAQQQAALAPVQVELARLPEEQADVDGRLRQIAEEVRRTADEIDRLLADDADLAQTLARREEEAQQSAARQRELAERAQESRGVLTDVRVELAEVSGTLEAVGERIDAAARAASEVRARYDHLQGELAVLDGERHLLAHSLEEARRTREALAREHEATRTLLGALEEERGALQERLADLEGAWRQIQDQLRELEEQAHRLEVRHAQVETEFVAATRRIAAEFGTAWEEVRELRLPVGRDEAAGRIEALRGLVAALGPVNLRAVEELAALAARVEALGRQAQDLERARAALGALIRRLDDVLRVRFAETFERVNEEFHRLFVRLFAGGAARLLLVEGEPGTEPGIEIEAQLPGKKMRSLSALSGGERVLVALALIFAMLRVHPSPFCIFDEVEAALDDANTGKFGLLLRELAERTQVIIITHNKGTMETADVLYGVTMESPGVSKVISMRLTGKGMAASVPA